In Cyanobacteria bacterium FACHB-DQ100, one DNA window encodes the following:
- the dusB gene encoding tRNA dihydrouridine synthase DusB, which translates to MLTLSSDLQTRLAQPLKIGEFEVKSRVLQSPLSGVTDLVFRRLVRRHAPDSMMYTEMVNATGLHYVKELPILMEVDPNERPISIQLFDCRPDFLAEAAQKAVGEGADTVDLNMGCPVNKITKNGGGSSLLRQPELAEEIVRSVVRAVDVPVTVKTRIGWTEKEINILDFAKRMEDAGAKMITVHGRTRAQGYNGAAKWEWIAKVKEILSIPVIANGDIFSVEAAVKCLEFTQADGVMCSRGTLGYPFLVGEIDYFLKTGTEKIRPTPIERLECARDHLQMLWEYKGDRGVRQARKHMTWYSKGFAGAAELRGQLSVIENVNQGLELLNQAIERLSRSGWQEEPEAELLAI; encoded by the coding sequence ATGTTGACTCTTTCCTCCGACCTGCAAACCCGCCTTGCTCAACCTCTGAAGATTGGAGAATTCGAGGTCAAAAGCCGCGTGTTGCAATCGCCGCTATCGGGTGTGACGGATTTAGTATTTCGTCGATTAGTGCGCCGTCACGCGCCCGATTCGATGATGTATACGGAAATGGTAAATGCAACAGGTCTGCACTATGTCAAAGAGCTACCAATTTTAATGGAAGTTGATCCAAACGAACGTCCGATCAGCATTCAACTCTTTGATTGTCGTCCTGATTTTTTGGCAGAAGCAGCGCAAAAAGCAGTCGGTGAAGGTGCAGATACAGTCGATCTCAACATGGGCTGTCCGGTGAATAAGATCACCAAAAATGGGGGCGGTTCATCGCTGTTGCGCCAGCCAGAACTGGCAGAAGAAATTGTGCGATCGGTCGTCCGAGCGGTCGATGTTCCGGTTACGGTCAAAACCCGCATCGGTTGGACAGAAAAAGAAATCAATATTCTTGACTTTGCTAAGCGCATGGAAGATGCGGGAGCCAAAATGATCACGGTTCACGGACGCACCCGCGCTCAGGGATACAACGGTGCTGCAAAGTGGGAATGGATCGCGAAGGTCAAAGAAATTCTCTCGATTCCGGTGATTGCTAACGGCGATATCTTCTCGGTTGAAGCGGCTGTCAAGTGCTTGGAATTCACCCAAGCGGACGGTGTGATGTGTTCGCGGGGAACGTTGGGATATCCGTTCTTGGTCGGCGAAATTGATTACTTTCTCAAGACTGGAACCGAGAAAATTAGACCCACGCCGATCGAGCGATTAGAATGCGCCCGCGATCACTTACAAATGCTCTGGGAATACAAGGGCGATCGCGGTGTGCGCCAAGCCAGAAAACACATGACTTGGTACTCGAAAGGCTTTGCAGGAGCGGCAGAACTGCGCGGACAGTTAAGCGTAATCGAGAATGTGAATCAAGGTTTGGAATTGTTGAATCAGGCGATCGAGCGATTGTCTCGATCAGGTTGGCAAGAAGAACCAGAAGCAGAACTCTTAGCGATTTGA
- a CDS encoding DUF2294 domain-containing protein: MTNDNPTRGQIERTIGQKLQALYRERTGQRPEKVTCQFFDEKLAIVLEQISTPAECFLIEVGQQEIAQLFRSELENQMKAETIALIEEVAAAAVVDVLSSTNLQAGVSALIAILKEPPSVRDPESIPKSKRRHDTERSSEEAPE; encoded by the coding sequence ATGACAAACGACAATCCAACCCGTGGACAGATTGAGCGCACGATTGGACAAAAACTACAAGCACTTTATCGAGAGCGAACCGGCCAGCGTCCAGAAAAAGTCACCTGTCAATTCTTTGATGAGAAACTCGCGATCGTTCTAGAACAGATCTCGACACCCGCAGAATGTTTTCTAATTGAAGTAGGACAGCAGGAGATCGCTCAACTGTTTCGGAGTGAACTCGAAAACCAGATGAAAGCTGAAACCATTGCTTTAATCGAAGAGGTTGCTGCTGCCGCAGTCGTTGACGTGCTGAGTAGCACAAATTTACAAGCTGGAGTTTCGGCATTGATTGCAATCCTAAAAGAGCCGCCAAGTGTGCGCGATCCAGAGTCAATTCCAAAATCCAAACGCCGGCATGACACAGAACGATCGTCAGAAGAAGCGCCCGAATAG
- the aroF gene encoding 3-deoxy-7-phosphoheptulonate synthase translates to MKDARLVRKATPDQRSIVSLSKEVSIGGEEVVIIGGPCAVESLTQMETIARELKSAPIQALRGGVYKPRTSPYAFQGAGLEGLEILATVRQRYDLPVITEVMAISQIEEISAYADMLQVGSRNMQNFDLLKALGQARKPILLKRGLAATIEEFIMAAEYVMSHGNPNVVLCERGIRSFDSYTRNVLDLGAVAALKQLTHLPVIVDPSHAAGRRELIADLSRAAIACGADGLIIECHPEPDQSVSDAQQALSIETMMQLVRSIKPVAEAVGRKMYGVECPQFAIA, encoded by the coding sequence ATGAAAGATGCAAGATTAGTCCGCAAAGCCACCCCTGATCAGCGATCAATTGTTTCTTTATCTAAGGAGGTGTCGATCGGCGGTGAGGAAGTCGTGATTATTGGCGGCCCTTGTGCAGTCGAAAGTCTGACGCAAATGGAAACGATCGCCCGCGAACTCAAATCGGCTCCGATTCAAGCATTAAGGGGAGGTGTGTACAAACCACGCACTTCCCCTTACGCTTTTCAGGGGGCTGGTTTAGAAGGGTTAGAAATTCTTGCAACGGTGCGCCAGCGTTATGATCTGCCTGTCATCACCGAAGTGATGGCAATTTCACAGATTGAAGAAATTTCAGCATATGCAGATATGCTGCAAGTTGGAAGTCGCAATATGCAGAATTTCGATCTGCTCAAAGCTTTGGGACAGGCAAGGAAACCAATCCTACTGAAGCGCGGACTGGCAGCGACGATCGAAGAATTCATCATGGCAGCCGAATATGTGATGAGCCACGGTAATCCCAATGTAGTGCTCTGTGAGCGGGGTATTCGCAGCTTCGATAGCTACACGCGCAATGTTCTCGATTTAGGTGCGGTTGCAGCCCTGAAACAGCTTACACACCTGCCTGTGATTGTTGATCCGAGTCATGCAGCGGGACGGCGGGAATTGATTGCGGACTTGTCGAGAGCGGCGATCGCTTGTGGAGCGGATGGATTGATTATCGAGTGTCATCCTGAGCCGGATCAGTCCGTGTCGGATGCTCAGCAAGCGCTGTCGATAGAAACAATGATGCAATTGGTTCGCAGCATCAAGCCTGTTGCCGAAGCAGTCGGACGAAAAATGTACGGTGTGGAATGTCCGCAGTTTGCGATCGCTTAA
- a CDS encoding triacylglycerol lipase, with the protein MTLNPVVLVHGITDTFALFKTMTQALERQGWRTYGLDLLPANGDCELDRLAQQLLEFIEANLPANQSIDLVGFSMGGLVSRYYVQRLGGIDRVQRFVSISAPHNGTIAAYLSQRPGCSQMRPNSKFINDLNCDVKMLDRINFTSIWTPFDGIIVPANSSVLPVGESIQIPVPLHAWMVTDKRSINLVAEALRRPLREHEAGYKH; encoded by the coding sequence ATGACCCTCAATCCAGTTGTCTTGGTTCATGGCATTACTGATACCTTTGCGCTATTTAAGACGATGACTCAAGCGCTTGAGCGTCAAGGTTGGAGAACTTATGGATTAGATTTGCTTCCGGCAAATGGAGATTGTGAACTCGATCGACTCGCGCAACAATTGTTGGAGTTTATCGAAGCGAACTTACCTGCAAATCAGTCGATCGATCTAGTCGGATTCAGTATGGGCGGATTGGTGAGTCGCTATTATGTTCAGCGCTTAGGGGGCATTGATCGAGTACAGCGCTTTGTCAGCATTTCTGCGCCGCACAATGGCACGATCGCAGCTTATTTGTCGCAACGTCCGGGTTGTTCGCAAATGCGTCCAAATAGCAAATTTATTAATGATTTGAATTGCGATGTGAAGATGCTCGATCGCATCAATTTCACCTCAATTTGGACACCGTTTGATGGAATTATTGTGCCTGCAAATAGTTCCGTGTTACCGGTGGGTGAATCGATCCAAATTCCCGTACCGCTTCATGCTTGGATGGTAACGGATAAACGATCGATCAATCTTGTTGCAGAAGCATTAAGAAGACCTTTGCGTGAACACGAAGCCGGATATAAACACTAA
- a CDS encoding AAA family ATPase, protein MQATFDPIAGLSGYSAIGILYQGSRTLVYRAVRIADQTPVILKRLRHEASSLEEQVRFRNQYTLVKQLEIPGIVKVIGLESCAEGDVLVMEDFGELSLADYLQQIKQQYQQISIVDFLSIALQLSITLGHLHNHKIVHKDIKPANILIDPDAKQIRLIDFSIASQLSDQTQELQHPNQLEGTLAYLSPEQTGRMNRLIDYRSDFYSLGVTLYELLTGQVPFVGEDALEIVYSHLAKEPPELQALRAEVPGAIAKIVMKLMAKNAEDRYQSAKGLQADLQHCLDEFKTTGAIAPFEIGRLDRIAQLNIPEKLYGRNSQLQTVLAAFERARQGSCELVVIGGYSGVGKTALIRELFKPVTASHAHFIAGKFDQFKREVPYTCIAEAYGELIRQILGETQEQVEFWRDRFSAAVGLNGQAVIDIIPELEWLIGQQPPLPEIPPVEAQNRFYQTFSAFMLAASTPEAPLVEFMDDLQWADAATISRLPEFLSCPENRYRLLILAYRDNEVDLTHLLMQVLAQLKSAQLKSKVESKAFRFEHITLEPLSLHDVMQFLADTLCCHYFTVQPLAKLLYDKTQGNPFFLMQLLKSLHSEDFLTFDFETNSWQWDIKQIRQFKISEDVVELMTAKFQTLSAQTQFVLQLAACIGNQFDLKTLSTVSQISAFQTLQALWSAIEQEFILPLDQHYRAFLDETGTIDLKVQNPKFKFFHDRVQQAAYTLIAEDQKQVTHLEIARLLQQHLSNSEIELNIFEIVNHWNIAIDLVVSDAERSQLVQLNQIAASKAKSSAAYQHALNYLQAAIRCLPNDCWQTNYHATLTLYEDAAQMAYLTGQFVQLEALCNRVSANSLDLFDRVEVWEFWIQACMAQNHMVDAVNFAIVILQALGVSIRKDSVSLTDATTAQPNLLVLSEAEVESLAKLPPMRDRRYLAALRICASVEPIVYFTTPKLHRPLVETAIRLSMLHGNAPETVFFYAVYGLVLCSHTASLRLGLQFGRLASKLLNNVVNKDLQARTLVNLEGFIKPWEIAVRQTVPQLLKAHQLSLEGGDLEFAALALHYYCVHAYFAGNKLQPLHSEMLLWEQKMDSLHQEAILNFHKIWTSGVAALTSQPSDVYRLIQQQSHCFENNLTEGCYRLLNTLILSYGFGRYDIAIATSNQLKTCIHSITGMYCVAIYNLYDSLVSLAACSDYPADSASMLESVALNQKQMRIWARFAPMNFQHKYDLVEAERYRILGETYAAMEQYDRSITGAIEHGYIQEAALANELAAKFYFSLSKPKIAQAYLIEAYQQYQQWGATAKVKQLEAQYPRYFSTPDPIHPAIITHTKSSSSTNSGFLDLATILKATEAISSELVLNQLLDRLLHIILENAGAQKGCIVLDREGELFIEVADTDQENSAVVVEAIPLTQSQDVPLTVLQYVARTQTPIVSSDAASESTYANDPYVLKHQPQSLLCTPMIYQGKLIGLMYLENNLVKGAFTTDRLETVKILTGQAAIAIENAKLYAREQERSYQIEQSQQRLNLLIQQSPIAVLEWNKQFEIQAWNHAAEAVFGYSAEEVMGKHCRMFIPEEFQPYVNEVVNGILQQTGGTHAINENIRKDGERITCEWFNAPLIAQNGEILGGVSIALDVTDRQRLALAIQEKNQSLEQALTKLQQAQMQMVQSEKMSALGNLVAGVAHEINNPLGFLNGSINNAAEFVQDLLKYVDLYQQHHPNAAPPVQEFADEIDVEFLKADLPKLLRSMRTATERIKAISTSLRTFSRADTEGTITANLREGIDSTILILKYRLKANDQRPAIEVVTNYEDIPNVDCFPGQLNQVFMNILANAIDMFDEMAQHSSFTELEANPYQITIQTAKTEANKVEIRIRDNGKGMSEEVKSKIFDHLFTTKAVGKGTGLGLAIVRQIVVEKHQGAIEVHSAIAQGTEFVISLPIKHESA, encoded by the coding sequence ATGCAGGCAACATTTGACCCAATAGCTGGATTATCGGGCTACTCAGCGATCGGAATACTTTATCAAGGCTCGAGGACTCTGGTTTATCGTGCTGTCCGGATCGCTGATCAAACGCCAGTTATTCTCAAACGATTGCGTCATGAAGCGTCGTCCTTAGAAGAACAGGTACGGTTTCGCAATCAATATACGCTGGTCAAACAGCTAGAGATCCCCGGAATCGTCAAGGTGATTGGATTAGAGTCTTGTGCAGAGGGGGATGTACTCGTAATGGAAGATTTTGGCGAATTGTCTCTGGCTGACTACTTACAGCAAATCAAACAACAGTATCAGCAAATCTCGATCGTTGACTTTCTCTCGATCGCGCTGCAACTCAGCATTACACTCGGTCACTTACACAATCATAAAATCGTTCATAAAGACATCAAGCCTGCAAACATTCTGATCGATCCTGACGCAAAACAAATCCGCCTTATTGACTTCAGCATTGCCTCTCAACTGTCTGATCAAACTCAGGAACTCCAGCACCCCAATCAACTCGAAGGAACTCTTGCTTATCTCTCTCCCGAACAAACGGGACGAATGAATCGTTTGATCGACTACCGCAGCGATTTCTATTCGCTGGGTGTGACGCTCTATGAGCTTCTCACCGGACAAGTCCCCTTTGTTGGGGAAGATGCGCTTGAGATTGTCTACAGTCATCTAGCAAAGGAACCCCCTGAGCTTCAAGCGCTCAGAGCAGAAGTGCCCGGTGCGATCGCCAAAATTGTCATGAAGCTGATGGCAAAAAACGCAGAAGATCGCTATCAAAGCGCAAAGGGATTACAGGCGGATTTGCAGCACTGCTTGGATGAGTTTAAAACAACCGGAGCGATCGCACCGTTTGAAATTGGCAGGCTCGATCGCATTGCCCAACTTAACATTCCTGAAAAGCTGTATGGGCGCAATTCCCAACTGCAAACAGTGTTGGCAGCGTTTGAGCGAGCGAGACAAGGGAGTTGTGAATTAGTCGTGATCGGCGGCTATTCTGGAGTGGGCAAAACCGCCTTAATTCGAGAACTCTTCAAGCCTGTTACTGCAAGTCATGCTCATTTTATTGCGGGCAAGTTCGATCAGTTCAAGCGAGAAGTTCCCTACACCTGTATTGCAGAAGCCTACGGGGAACTCATTCGCCAAATCCTGGGCGAAACTCAGGAACAGGTAGAATTCTGGCGCGATCGCTTTTCTGCTGCGGTCGGATTGAATGGGCAGGCTGTGATTGACATTATTCCAGAGTTGGAATGGTTGATCGGGCAGCAGCCGCCCTTACCCGAAATCCCCCCAGTAGAAGCCCAAAACCGCTTTTATCAAACCTTTTCTGCCTTTATGCTGGCAGCATCAACACCAGAGGCTCCCCTAGTTGAGTTTATGGACGATTTGCAATGGGCAGATGCAGCTACAATTTCAAGGCTGCCTGAGTTTTTGAGTTGCCCAGAGAATCGATATCGCCTATTAATTCTGGCTTATCGGGATAACGAAGTCGATCTAACTCACCTCTTGATGCAGGTGTTGGCACAATTGAAATCAGCACAATTGAAATCAAAAGTGGAATCAAAGGCGTTTAGGTTTGAACACATCACCTTAGAGCCTTTGTCGCTGCATGATGTAATGCAATTTCTTGCAGATACCTTGTGTTGTCATTATTTCACAGTTCAACCTTTAGCAAAATTGCTCTATGACAAAACGCAAGGAAATCCTTTCTTTTTGATGCAACTGCTCAAGTCGTTGCATTCTGAAGACTTTCTCACCTTTGATTTTGAGACAAATTCCTGGCAATGGGACATTAAGCAGATTCGTCAATTCAAGATCAGCGAAGATGTTGTGGAGTTAATGACTGCAAAATTTCAAACGCTCTCAGCACAGACTCAATTTGTGTTGCAATTAGCTGCTTGTATTGGAAATCAATTTGATCTCAAAACGCTTTCTACCGTTAGTCAGATCTCTGCCTTTCAGACCCTACAAGCGCTGTGGAGTGCGATCGAACAAGAATTTATCTTGCCATTAGATCAGCATTATCGTGCTTTTTTAGATGAAACCGGGACTATAGATCTGAAAGTCCAAAATCCAAAATTTAAGTTTTTCCACGATCGCGTCCAGCAAGCCGCCTACACCCTAATTGCTGAGGATCAAAAGCAAGTCACACATCTTGAAATTGCTCGTCTCCTACAACAGCATCTCTCAAATTCCGAAATCGAATTGAACATCTTTGAAATCGTCAATCATTGGAATATCGCGATCGATCTCGTAGTTTCTGATGCAGAGCGGAGCCAACTTGTACAGCTCAATCAAATTGCTGCATCGAAAGCGAAATCCTCTGCTGCTTATCAACATGCTCTAAACTATTTGCAAGCTGCAATTCGTTGTTTACCGAATGATTGCTGGCAAACGAACTATCACGCTACGTTGACCCTGTACGAAGATGCAGCACAAATGGCTTACCTCACAGGGCAATTTGTTCAGTTAGAAGCACTATGCAACCGAGTCTCAGCGAATAGTCTAGATTTATTCGATCGTGTGGAAGTCTGGGAGTTTTGGATTCAAGCCTGCATGGCACAAAATCACATGGTTGATGCCGTCAATTTTGCGATCGTCATATTGCAAGCTTTAGGAGTTTCCATTCGCAAAGATTCAGTAAGTTTAACTGATGCGACAACGGCTCAACCTAACTTGCTGGTTCTTTCTGAAGCAGAAGTTGAGTCACTTGCTAAACTCCCCCCGATGCGCGATCGTCGCTATTTGGCGGCCTTACGAATCTGTGCCAGCGTTGAACCGATCGTTTACTTTACCACTCCAAAATTACATCGTCCGCTAGTTGAGACTGCAATTCGTCTATCAATGCTGCACGGAAACGCACCAGAAACTGTGTTTTTCTACGCGGTTTATGGGTTGGTTCTGTGCAGTCATACTGCGAGTTTACGATTAGGATTACAGTTTGGGCGGCTTGCCTCAAAGCTATTGAACAATGTAGTCAACAAGGACTTACAAGCTCGAACATTGGTTAATCTGGAAGGATTTATCAAGCCTTGGGAAATCGCAGTTCGACAGACAGTCCCCCAACTGCTCAAAGCGCATCAACTTAGCCTTGAAGGTGGAGATTTAGAGTTTGCTGCGCTTGCCCTACACTATTATTGTGTCCATGCTTACTTTGCAGGCAACAAGCTACAGCCCCTACACTCAGAAATGCTATTGTGGGAACAAAAGATGGATAGCTTGCACCAAGAAGCAATCTTGAATTTTCACAAAATCTGGACATCGGGTGTTGCAGCCTTAACTTCTCAGCCTAGTGATGTTTACCGTTTGATCCAGCAGCAAAGTCACTGTTTTGAAAATAATCTAACTGAAGGCTGTTACCGCTTACTCAATACCTTAATTCTCAGCTACGGGTTTGGAAGATATGATATTGCGATCGCGACTTCCAATCAGCTTAAAACGTGCATTCATAGCATTACGGGGATGTACTGTGTTGCTATCTACAATCTGTATGATTCACTGGTGAGCTTGGCAGCTTGCTCAGACTATCCTGCTGATAGTGCCTCAATGCTTGAAAGCGTCGCTCTCAACCAAAAACAAATGCGAATCTGGGCGCGGTTTGCTCCGATGAACTTCCAACATAAGTATGATCTTGTGGAAGCTGAGCGCTATCGCATTCTTGGAGAAACTTATGCAGCCATGGAACAATATGATCGCTCGATCACAGGTGCGATCGAGCATGGTTATATTCAAGAAGCAGCATTAGCAAATGAACTTGCTGCTAAATTCTACTTCAGTCTGAGCAAGCCAAAAATTGCTCAGGCATACTTGATCGAAGCGTACCAACAGTATCAGCAGTGGGGCGCAACTGCAAAAGTTAAGCAGCTCGAAGCGCAGTATCCTCGCTATTTTTCTACACCTGATCCCATACACCCTGCTATTATTACCCACACCAAGAGCAGCAGCAGTACGAATAGCGGATTTTTGGACCTAGCAACCATTCTCAAAGCGACCGAAGCGATCTCTAGCGAGCTGGTGCTCAATCAATTGCTCGATCGACTGTTGCATATCATTCTAGAAAATGCGGGCGCACAGAAAGGCTGTATTGTCCTCGATCGTGAGGGTGAGCTTTTTATTGAAGTAGCAGATACCGACCAAGAAAACTCAGCAGTTGTCGTAGAAGCAATCCCGCTCACCCAAAGCCAAGATGTTCCCTTAACTGTCCTCCAGTACGTAGCTCGCACTCAGACTCCGATCGTCTCAAGCGATGCTGCATCTGAAAGCACCTATGCGAATGATCCTTATGTTCTCAAGCATCAGCCTCAGTCGCTCCTGTGTACTCCAATGATTTATCAAGGAAAGCTCATTGGATTGATGTATCTAGAGAACAACCTGGTAAAAGGAGCGTTTACGACTGATCGCTTAGAGACTGTGAAAATTCTAACGGGACAGGCTGCCATTGCGATCGAAAATGCAAAGCTTTACGCAAGAGAGCAAGAACGCTCTTACCAAATCGAACAATCCCAGCAGCGATTAAACCTCTTGATCCAGCAATCTCCGATCGCGGTATTAGAGTGGAACAAACAATTTGAAATTCAAGCCTGGAATCACGCTGCCGAAGCTGTCTTTGGGTATTCAGCCGAAGAAGTTATGGGAAAGCATTGCCGAATGTTTATTCCAGAGGAGTTTCAGCCTTATGTCAATGAGGTTGTAAACGGAATTTTGCAGCAAACAGGCGGAACCCATGCGATTAATGAAAACATTAGGAAGGATGGAGAACGCATTACCTGCGAATGGTTTAATGCACCGCTGATTGCCCAAAATGGAGAAATTTTAGGGGGCGTTTCGATCGCGCTGGATGTGACCGATCGTCAACGCCTAGCGCTTGCTATCCAGGAGAAGAATCAGAGCTTAGAGCAAGCTTTAACAAAGCTCCAGCAAGCTCAGATGCAGATGGTGCAAAGTGAAAAGATGTCAGCGCTTGGTAACTTAGTGGCGGGTGTGGCTCACGAAATCAATAACCCGCTCGGCTTCCTGAATGGCAGCATTAATAATGCAGCAGAGTTTGTGCAGGACTTACTGAAGTATGTAGACCTGTATCAGCAACATCATCCGAATGCGGCTCCGCCTGTACAAGAGTTTGCGGACGAGATTGATGTTGAATTTCTCAAAGCCGATCTGCCTAAACTGTTACGCTCGATGAGAACGGCAACGGAGCGAATCAAGGCGATTAGTACCAGCCTGCGAACCTTCTCCCGCGCTGATACAGAGGGTACGATCACAGCAAACCTTCGCGAAGGCATCGACAGCACCATTCTGATTCTCAAATATCGGCTTAAAGCGAATGATCAACGTCCTGCCATTGAAGTCGTGACGAACTATGAAGACATTCCCAATGTTGACTGTTTTCCGGGACAACTGAATCAGGTGTTTATGAACATTTTGGCGAACGCGATCGATATGTTCGATGAGATGGCACAACACTCTTCCTTTACTGAGCTAGAAGCCAATCCTTACCAAATCACGATTCAAACCGCCAAAACCGAAGCGAACAAGGTAGAAATCCGCATCCGCGACAACGGCAAGGGAATGTCCGAGGAGGTCAAATCGAAGATTTTTGATCACTTATTTACGACGAAAGCGGTGGGCAAAGGTACAGGATTAGGATTGGCGATCGTCCGTCAAATTGTGGTCGAGAAACATCAAGGAGCGATCGAAGTGCATTCGGCGATCGCTCAAGGAACAGAATTCGTAATTTCACTTCCGATCAAACATGAAAGCGCTTGA
- a CDS encoding sensor histidine kinase encodes MFQTTRRRLALWYTTVTAVLLFVFASGFYFYVRSTLIERIDDTLNHVAEVVQRSLVIQAVGDQVSVNVEASFRDNSISLEDDHIDLEWFDPNGKQLWSTFADPLSVPLHLNHDGETVHASETQLLRQVTERVQIGQRVLGYLRVSHPWFEVTKPTRQLFRDLSIGTATMIGIVAAIGWFLSGIAMQPIRESYQRLKQFTADASHELRNPIAIIQTNVQVALSDPDPEPQTQQQHLQVIERLTRRLGKLVDDLLFLARQDSGIVQPQRSTIELDELLDEVLEEQGMTAAEKEISLSYKVDRSLEYWLQGDRDQLSRLFTNLISNAIKYTPENREIIVELAQLKSGLQTKVIDTGIGIPEDAIVHLFDRFYRVDPARTKATGGSGLGLAIAQAIVENHNGQIQIESQVNQGTIVTVTLPQSQIELA; translated from the coding sequence ATGTTTCAAACGACGCGACGACGATTAGCACTTTGGTACACAACGGTAACAGCAGTATTGCTGTTTGTATTTGCGAGTGGATTCTATTTCTATGTCCGATCGACGCTAATCGAGCGGATTGACGATACGTTAAATCACGTTGCCGAAGTGGTGCAGCGATCGCTGGTCATTCAAGCGGTGGGCGATCAAGTCAGCGTTAATGTCGAAGCCAGTTTTCGCGATAATTCGATTTCACTCGAAGATGATCACATTGATCTCGAATGGTTTGATCCGAATGGAAAGCAGCTTTGGTCAACCTTTGCCGACCCGCTTTCTGTGCCGTTACATCTTAATCATGATGGTGAAACCGTTCATGCTTCAGAGACACAGCTTTTACGGCAGGTTACAGAGCGCGTTCAGATTGGGCAGCGAGTATTGGGATATTTGCGCGTGAGTCATCCCTGGTTTGAGGTGACAAAGCCAACTCGTCAGCTATTTCGTGATTTAAGTATTGGGACAGCAACGATGATCGGGATTGTTGCCGCGATCGGTTGGTTTCTTTCCGGCATTGCTATGCAGCCGATTCGTGAATCTTATCAGCGCTTAAAACAATTTACAGCGGATGCTTCCCATGAACTGAGAAACCCGATTGCGATCATCCAAACAAACGTACAAGTTGCACTTTCTGATCCAGATCCAGAGCCACAAACGCAACAGCAACATTTACAAGTGATTGAACGCTTGACTCGACGCTTAGGAAAATTAGTCGATGATTTGCTTTTTCTTGCTCGGCAAGATAGCGGCATTGTTCAACCGCAGCGTAGCACGATCGAACTCGATGAATTACTCGATGAAGTGTTGGAAGAACAAGGAATGACGGCAGCAGAAAAAGAAATTTCACTCTCATACAAAGTCGATCGCAGTCTGGAATATTGGCTGCAAGGCGATCGCGATCAGTTATCAAGATTATTCACAAATTTAATCAGCAACGCAATTAAATACACTCCAGAGAACCGAGAAATCATAGTAGAACTAGCGCAGTTGAAATCTGGATTACAAACGAAAGTGATTGATACTGGAATCGGAATTCCAGAAGATGCGATCGTGCATTTATTTGATCGCTTTTATCGCGTTGATCCAGCCCGTACAAAGGCAACAGGCGGATCAGGATTGGGTTTAGCGATCGCGCAAGCGATTGTCGAAAACCACAACGGACAGATTCAGATTGAAAGTCAGGTCAACCAAGGCACGATCGTTACTGTGACGCTGCCGCAATCTCAGATAGAATTAGCCTGA
- a CDS encoding tetratricopeptide repeat protein — translation MSILKTILISSGLLVFLPGVLSVQAAPLHIAQAAKPSAESKVNQGLALIQQGKLNDAIAAFRQATRLNPNLAAAHYNLGLALRQAGQLQPSADAFYQALRADPNFAMAYANLGAALLEGNNIKQARDYLTKAVQLDPSSGVAQYNLGLVLTQEKNYAGAAQAFQKAANLSPNAPEPLFQLGQAYQQQGKAQNAIAAFQQAIQRNPNYVEAHYSLGLVFYYQNTLDRALDAFRQATKLNSKFANGYYAAGLAFVRQGKTSDAERVLRYAKDLFVAQGNAAWAKKTEQQLQQLERLGRGQLRNRVN, via the coding sequence ATGTCAATTCTCAAAACGATTCTAATCTCCAGTGGATTGCTTGTTTTTTTGCCTGGAGTGCTGTCTGTTCAGGCAGCACCACTGCACATTGCACAAGCGGCTAAACCGTCGGCTGAGTCTAAAGTCAATCAAGGCTTAGCGCTGATTCAGCAAGGCAAACTGAATGACGCGATCGCTGCCTTTCGTCAAGCCACGCGCCTCAATCCTAACCTTGCTGCGGCTCACTATAATCTCGGTCTTGCCCTCAGACAAGCGGGACAGCTACAGCCTTCTGCGGATGCTTTTTATCAAGCGCTCAGAGCCGATCCAAATTTTGCGATGGCTTATGCAAATTTAGGAGCGGCGCTGCTTGAGGGCAATAACATCAAGCAAGCACGAGACTATTTGACCAAAGCAGTCCAACTTGATCCAAGTTCTGGCGTGGCGCAATACAATCTCGGTTTAGTGCTGACGCAGGAAAAGAACTATGCAGGCGCAGCGCAAGCCTTTCAAAAAGCAGCAAACTTAAGTCCGAATGCACCGGAGCCTTTATTTCAGTTAGGGCAAGCTTATCAGCAGCAGGGAAAAGCCCAGAACGCGATCGCCGCCTTTCAGCAAGCGATTCAGCGCAATCCTAACTATGTCGAGGCGCACTACAGTTTAGGCTTAGTGTTTTACTATCAGAACACTCTTGATCGAGCATTAGATGCCTTTCGTCAAGCCACTAAGCTTAATTCCAAGTTTGCGAACGGCTATTATGCCGCAGGTCTAGCCTTTGTGCGGCAGGGCAAAACGTCAGATGCAGAACGAGTCTTGCGGTATGCAAAAGATCTGTTTGTGGCTCAGGGCAATGCAGCGTGGGCAAAGAAAACAGAACAGCAGCTACAGCAGCTTGAGCGGCTTGGACGCGGGCAACTGCGAAACCGAGTCAACTAA